A window from Podospora bellae-mahoneyi strain CBS 112042 chromosome 1 map unlocalized CBS112042p_1, whole genome shotgun sequence encodes these proteins:
- a CDS encoding uncharacterized protein (EggNog:ENOG503NWUX; COG:O) encodes MRFTQSFAPALLLLAGVAQATSWGFDDGSVSVVAKRAGDAGSKERFTSKTLVTKPLSLGSTDTLKISLTAKDNGQGKRPHQAFVILKEKETGLEAPFPLTVKESGKAVASITHKDLPVQFLHSDGPLEASIILGSFGSSKALNAPVFDVKLQKDPNVPIPPYEKPVRYGKKEEIHHIFRADPTSPPKVISIFFALVVLATVPVLFISWIFLGANLNHLSKAIGAAPVSHATFFGSILAMEGVFFLYYTTWNLFQALPVIGAVAVVTMLSGTKALGEVQSRRLAGER; translated from the exons ATGAGGTTCACACAATCATTTGCGCCAGCGCTTCTGCTCCTGGCTGGCGTCGCGCAGGCTACATCTTGGGGGTTCGATGATGGCAGCGTCTCAGTTGTCGCAAAGCGGGCTGGCGATGCTGGCAGCAAGGAGAG GTTCACCTCGAAGACACTCGTTACGAAGCCCCTCTCGCTCGGCAGCACCGATACACTAAAGATCAGCTTGACGGCAAAGGACAATGGTCAGGGGAAGCGCCCGCATCAAGCGTTTGTTATTCTCAAAGAGAAGGAGACTGGGCTTGAGGCTCCCTTCCCCTTGACAGTCAAGGAAAGTGGAAAGGCGGTCGCTTCAATT ACTCACAAGGACCTTCCCGTCCAATTCCTGCACAGCGACGGACCTCTCGAGGCCTCGATTATCCTCGGCTCCTTCGGTTCCTCCAAGGCTCTTAATGCCCCCGTGTTCGATGTCAAGCTACAGAAGGACCCCAATGTCCCCATCCCGCCCTACGAGAAGCCCGTCCGTTatggcaagaaggaggagatccaCCACATCTTCCGCGCTGATCCCACGAGCCCACCAAAGGTGATTTCTATCTTCTTTGCGCTGGTTGTGCTTGCTACGGTTCCGGTTCTGTTCATCAGC TGGATCTTCCTCGGCGcaaacctcaaccacctttCCAAGGCCATTGGTGCCGCCCCAGTCTCACATGCCACCTTTTTTGGCTCTATCCTCGCCATGGAGggtgtcttcttcctctACTATACCACCTGGAACCTCTTCCAGGCCCTGCCTGTCATTGgcgctgttgctgtggtcaCAATGCTGAGCGGTACCAAGGCACTGGGTGAGGTGCAGAGCAGGAGACTTGCCGGAGAGCGTTAA
- a CDS encoding uncharacterized protein (EggNog:ENOG503P442) — protein sequence MVNFRTTLLAFAAAVTVSADYVIDPNTIPLSARKAWCNDQRSTCPTICRQTSVGQPLVNDCDAETLQYGCLCSDNKVPNMSEYTLTLPYHVCTAWGTQCVKDCGTNNLCSAACREEHPCGAQNPSRVNETKTATTSAAEETATPTDGIADGFGDGTQNNNGRPGSGAGALALGNAYGLAVVATGLFAGFTLLL from the exons ATGGTCAACTTCCGCACAACCCTCCTGgcctttgccgccgccgtcaccgTTTCAGCCGACTACGTGATCGACCCAAATACCATCCCTCTCTCTGCCAGAA AGGCCTGGTGCAACGACCAAAGGAGCACTTGCCCAACCATTTGCCGTCAAACCAGTGTTGGCCAGCCCCTCGTCAACGACTGCGATGCT GAAACCCTGCAGTACGGCTGCCTCTGCAGCGACAACAAGGTACCAAACATGTCCGAGtacaccctcaccctcccctaccACGTGTGCACAGCTTGGGGCACTCAGTGCGTGAAGGACTGCGGGACCAACAACCTGTGCTCTGCTGCTTGCCGTGAGGAACATCCTTGCGGTGCCCAGAACCCCAGCCGTGTCAACGAGACCAAGACGGCGACCACCTCGGCGGCTGAGGAGACGGCGACCCCAACTGATGGAATTGCGGACGGCTTCGGCGATGGTACCCAGAACAACAACGGCAGACCAGGAAGCGGCGCTGGTGCTCTCGCGCTCGGCAATGCCTATGGTCTCGCTGTTGTTGCCACTGGTCTGTTTGCTGGCTTCACTTTGCTTCTTTAG
- a CDS encoding uncharacterized protein (EggNog:ENOG503P0GZ; COG:Q) — MADPYDADVPEEESPIFRHLLASLHYGYPAAVFIYYTISSTIAVCTLQTRSTAESKDHPRRRFISWLLMLGILSWFAQLGYLLFVAVAEEKFPPAEQDVIIGLLSCALVFGVQFAGLWEAEKAVVLWPYMGSVGMGMVFEPVLVWLTWKTRVESGGLGFREIFDFSAAGARWAAFGLVLMFYFEGVWNVEREKATDMERQGLLNKTNGHVNGVESDGEERSQNGYGATSDSSTDASQSPTTDAVESPWERRERQANEAMEKRLKEKGNWVTYAKSFLVFFPYVWPVNHRSLQVRVVLVGVCLLAMNAINVLIPRQMGIIMDSLAGDVDRNPWTEVMIFAGLKLVASEAGLSLLRQWLWIPVEYYSFDAMSTAAYSHVLNLSSDFHDSKSSSDIMMAIQSGQSISNMLESICFQAVPMLIDMTVAFIYLSYTFGPYEGFITIATAAVFLYIATRMISKLKSARRGEVSAWFKEHYVRQAGIQGWSTVTCFNQVGHEEARYSEAVKDRVAKSQKVYFGYVVAYAFQFLVLLSGLLAGAFLAVYQITHGQVTPGKFIMLLTYWAQLVAPLTFFAGLGKTISKDLIHAEQLLEIMQTKPTIKNKEGAPPLHFTGGRVKFENVCFSYDKKKEILRNIDFEATPGMTVAFVGATGAGKSTILKLLDRFYDVTKGSITIDGQDIRDVDLFSLRGQIGIVPQSPILFDDTIMNNVRYAKLTATDEEVHEACKAASIHEQIMGFSDGYNTRVGERGVKLSGGELQRVAIARAILKRPAIVLLDEATSAVDTETEQKIQEALRTLCKGRTTFIVAHRLSTIMNADRIIVVGGGEIVEQGSHEELILQEDGKYAELWSKQIFVKPKDSKDSTPDGTKSPVKGRKAPNIVNDLSAEATNSVLAKVTNKPSVQTNGDAAKDPNSAVNGSVGSENTKPVSGAVNGHKKEDTSSSSSRLRLNPGAPTFMPRISTTTPSSPVGRVVDRSFGNDSPRVVPLTTTPAPPPSPVAPLPRGIVPPPGIIPPNHHVQFFATPVVMVPAGAAATPYPLFPPGGGLPLSSSLGVRQTQQQRGGQDVKQQYWGKVPSTVGMMGMGLTTTPRKPRLDWKSISPRTPESDDEEDEDEKGKRTCFDDDEKKGKKGGGDGDDEKDGEVRGYFPFYSRRIQSKSEPSGSGQGVSRSPTEVEE, encoded by the exons ATGGCGGACCCATACGACGCCGACGTCCCAGAAGAGGAGAGCCCAATAttccgccacctcctcgcctcgCTTCACTACGGATACCCAGCCGCTGTCTTCATCTACTACACCATCTCGTCCACCATTGCGGTTTGCACTCTCCAGACCCGGTCCACCGCCGAGTCCAAGGACCATCCCCGTCGCAGGTTCATCTCTtggctgttgatgctgggcaTTCTGAGTTGGTTTGCTCAGCTGGGATATCTACTATTTGTGGCGGTTGCCGAAGAGAAGTTCCCCCCGGCGGAGCAGGATGTCATCATCGGCTTGCTGAGCTGCGCGCTGGTGTTTGGGGTGCAGTTTGCGGGGCTTTGGGAGGCGGAAaaggcggtggtgctgtggCCGTATATGGGGAGTGTCGGCATGGGGATGGTTTTTGAACctgttttggtttggttgaCTTGGAAGACTAGGGTGGAaagtggggggttgggattcAGGGAGATTTTTGATTTCTCGGCGGCTGGGGCGAGATGGGCTGCgtttgggttggtgttgatgttttattttgagggggtttggaatgtggagagggaaaaggctACTGATATGGAAAGGCAGGGCTTGCTCAACAAGACGAACGGACATGTGAACGGGGTTGAgtcggatggggaggagaggagccAGAATGGGTATGGGGCTACGTCGGATAGTTCTACGGATGCTAGTCAGAGCCCGACTACTGATGCGGTTGAGTCTccgtgggagaggagggagaggcaggcAAATGAGGCaatggagaagaggttgaaggagaagggtaACTGGGTTACATACGCGAAGAGTTTCTTG GTTTTCTTCCCTTACGTTTGGCCTGTCAATCATCGGTCGCTTCAGGTTCGcgttgttcttgttggtgtttgcttGCTCGCCATGAACGCCATCAATGTTTTGATCCCGCGGCAGATGGGCATCATTATGGACAGTTTGGCTGGTGATGTGGACAGAAACCCCTGGACCGAGGTCATGATATTTGCTGGTCTGAAGCTGGTAGCTTCCGAAGCAGGTCTTTCCCTCTTGCGACAGTGGCTTTGGATTCCGGTTGAGTATTACTCCTTCGATGCTATGAGCACGGCGGCATACTCCCACGTCCTTAACCTCTCGTCCGATTTCCACGATTCGAAGAGTTCTTCCGACATCATGATGGCCATTCAGTCTGGTCAAAGCATCTCCAACATGCTCGAATCGATTTGTTTCCAGGCCGTTCCCATGCTGATCGACATGACGGTCGCCTTCATCTACCTGTCGTATACCTTTGGACCGTACGAGGGCTTCATCACTATTGCTACCGCGGCCGTGTTTCTGTATATTGCCACTCGGATGATTTCGAAGCTGAAGTCTGCGAGGAGGGGTGAGGTCAGCGCCTGGTTCAAGGAACACTATGTCAGACAGGCTGGTATTCAGGGATGGTCAACGGTCACCTGCTTCAACCAAGTTGGACATGAGGAGGCAAGATACTCGGAGGCTGTCAAGGATCGGGTGGCAAAGTCGCAGAAGGTGTACTTTGGCTACGTGGTTGCTTATGCTTTCCAGTTCTTGGTGTTACTGTCGGGTTTGCTTGCTGGTGCTTTTCTGGCGGTTTACCAGATTACACATGGCCAAGTCACACCCGGAAAGTTCATCATGTTGCTGACGTATTGGGCTCAGCTGGTGGCGCCGCTGACCTTCTTTGCTGGGCTGGGCAAGACGATAAGCAAGGATCTTATTCACGCCGAGCAGCTGTTGGAGATCATGCAGACGAAACCGaccatcaagaacaaggagggGGCACCGCCACTGCATTTCACCGGCGGGAGGGTCAAGTTTGAGAATGTGTGCTTCTCGtacgacaagaagaaggagatctTGAGGAACATCGACTTTGAGGCCACGCCCGGGATGACGGTTGCTTTTGTTGGGGCAACGGGGGCGGGAAAGTCGACGATTCTGAAGCTGCTGGATCGGTTCTATGATGTGACGAAGGGAAGCATCACGATTGATGGGCAGGATATCAGGGATGTGGATTTGTTCAG CTTGAGAGGACAAATCGGCATTGTCCCGCAAAGCCCGATCCTGTTTGATGACACGATCATGAACAATGTCCGGTATGCGAAGCTCACGGCGACAGATGAGGAGGTCCATGAGGCGTGCAAGGCTGCTAGTATCCATGAACAAATCATGGGATTCTCGGACGGTTACAACACTCGGGTTGGGGAGCGTGGTGTCAAGCTTTCTGGGGGTGAGCTTCAAAGAGTGGCGATTGCAAGGGCCATCTTGAAGAGGCCGGCAATTGTGCTCCTCGATGAGGCTACCAGTGCGGTCGATACCGAGACTGAGCAGAAAATTCAAGAGGCATTGAGAACCCTTTGCAAGGGGAGGACCACTTTTATTGTTGC GCATCGACTTTCCACTATCATGAATGCTGACCGCATTATTGttgttggcggaggagagatTGTCGAACAGGGCAGCCACGAGGAGCTGATCCTGCAAGAGGACGGCAAATATGCCGAGCTCTGGTCGAAGCAAATTTTTGTCAAGCCCAAGGACAGCAAGGATTCGACTCCGGACGGCACCAAGTCCCCGGTCAAGGGACGTAAAGCACCGAATATCGTCAATGACTTGAGCGCTGAAGCTACCAACTCGGTGCTCGCGAAAGTGACAAACAAGCCAAGTGTGCAGACGAATGGAGACGCCGCGAAAGATCCGAACAGCGCTGTAAACGGCTCCGTCGGCTCGGAGAACACCAAACCAGTGAGTGGTGCGGTGAACGGGCACAAAAAAGAG GACacttcgtcgtcgtcgagccGCTTGAGGCTGAACCCTGGTGCTCCGACTTTTATGCCTCGCATTAGCACAACCACTCCGTCTAGCCCTGTTGGAAGGGTAGTGGATCGGTCATTTGGAAACGACAGCCCGCGGGTTGTACCTTTGACTACTACTCCTgcaccgcctccttcacctgttgccccccttcctcgtGGAATTGTTCCACCGCCTGGGATCATCCCGCCGAACCACCATGTTCAGTTTTTTGCCACGCCAGTGGTTATGGTTCCTGCTGGGGCGGCGGCAACGCCATATCCACTGTTTCCACCCGGCGGCGGGTTGCCTTTGTCGTCCTCGTTGGGTGTGAGACAaacgcagcagcagagagGAGGGCAGGATGTCAAGCAGCAGTACTGGGGGAAAGTCCCGTCAACCGTGGGAATGATGGGTATGGGATTGACGACAACTCCAAGAAAACCGAGATTAGATTGGAAGTCGATCTCGCCGCGAACACCTGAgagtgatgacgaggaggatgaagatgagaagGGAAAGCGGACatgttttgatgatgatgagaagaaggggaagaaggggggtggtgatggggatgatgagaaggatgGAGAAGTGAGGGGATACTTCCCGTTTTATTCGAGGAGGATTCAGAGCAAAAGTGAGCCGAGTGGTTCTGGGCAGGGTGTAAGTCGGTCTCCTACCGAAGTGGAGGAGTGA
- the TIM44 gene encoding protein translocase subunit (COG:U; EggNog:ENOG503NVA0; BUSCO:EOG09262ESR), giving the protein MSAVGFNNSTSLRACLGPSSFTAAATAAVIMNASRQIQRLSPAAPLRVSGLRNITSSNTVVPVQIRLLSSQTSHIQNGLRRPSTPPSLQQQPLLRSTFLPNSLRLDTSPPSHSRSFHASSRSLQSENAKERKVPVEEKEKEPESKEEGKEESKEEAKEKKEEGEGEDSEGKKEEKGKKGDAPPPPPHGDKTPWQVFLDTMQSEFKQSKEWNESTKALSAGATEFIESEKVRKAREAYEATTGAVTNTAATVVKTTAGAIGKGAQWTWETRAMKGVRKGANITGEVLDKATKPIRETEAYKNVKDVIDDGSSSRYGGWIEKEERRKRKEALEKLRPQTEIHEEDPNAGTNVTLHKDAAWKEAWRDFRDSNKMMQSVFGLKSVYQESENPLISTARSITDRVAGFFAENETAMVIKKVRTMDPAFQMETFLQELREYILPEVLDAYVKGDVETLKLWLSEAQYSVYEALTKQYLQNGLKSDGRILDIRGVDVLKARMLDPGEIPVFVITCRTQEVHVYRNAKTGKLAAGMEDKVSLVTYAIGITRIPEDVNNPETRGWRLIEMQKSGREWI; this is encoded by the exons ATGTCGGCTGTCGGCTTCAATAATTCCACTTCACTTCGCGCCTGTCTAGGGCCGTCCTCtttcacagcagcagcaacagccgcagTAATCATGAACGCCTCCCGGCAGATCCAGAGGCTGTCGCCCGCCGCCCCATTGCGAGTATCGGGCCTCcgcaacatcaccagcagcaataCTGTTGTGCCAGTACAGATTCGCCTTCTTTCCAGCCAGACCTCCCACATCCAGAACGGGCTTCGGCGGCCATCTACCCCTCCTTcgctccagcaacaacccctcctccgatcgaccttcctccccaatTCGCTCAGATTAgacacatcaccaccatcacacagCCGCTCGTTCCACGCCTCTTCCAGATCACTTCAGTCCGAGAACGCCAAGGAACGTAAAGTACCAgtagaagagaaggagaaggagccagagtccaaggaggagggcaaggaggagtCCAAGGaagaggccaaggagaagaaagaagagggtgagggcgaggactcagagggcaagaaggaggagaagggaaagaagggcgatgcgccacctcccccaccacatGGCGATAAGACTCCATGGCAGGTGTTCCTGGACACAATGCAGAGCGAATTCAAGCAATCGAAGGAGTGGAATGAGTCAACCAAGGCCCTGTCCGCTGGCGCCACCGAGTTTATCGAGAGCGAAAAGGTCCGCAAGGCCCGTGAGGCCTACGAGGCCACGACCGGTGCCGTCACCAACACTGCCGCGACCGTTGTCAAGACCACTGCTGGTGCCATCGGCAAGGGTGCTCAGTGGACCTGGGAGACCCGTGCCATGAAGGGTGTGAGAAAGGGTGCCAACATTACTGGTGAGGTGCTCGACAAGGCCACCAAGCCAATTCGTGAGACCGAGGCGTACAAGAATGTCAAGGATGTGATCGACGATGGAAGCAGTTCGAGATATGGTGGGTGgatcgagaaggaggagcgTAGGAAGCGGAAAGAGGCTCTAGAGAAGCTCAGGCCACAGACCGAGATCCATGAGGAGGACCCCAA CGCCGGAACCAACGTCACTCTCCACAAGGACGCCGCCTGGAAGGAAGCCTGGCGCGACTTCCGCGACTCCAACAAGATGATGCAGAGCGTCTTCGGCCTGAAATCAGTCTACCAAGAGTCCGAGaaccccctcatctccaCCGCCCGCAGCATCACCGACCGCGTCGCCGGCTTCTTCGCCGAGAACGAGACGGCCAtggtcatcaagaaggtccGCACCATGGACCCGGCCTTCCAGATGGAGACCTTCCTCCAGGAACTTCGAGAGTACATCCTCCCCGAAGTCCTCGACGCCTACGTCAAGGGTGACGTCGAAACGCTCAAGCTCTGGCTCTCGGAGGCGCAGTACTCTGTGTACGAGGCCCTGACGAAGCAGTACCTCCAAAACGGCCTCAAGTCTGACGGCCGCATCCTCGATATCCGTGGTGTGGACGTCCTCAAGGCGCGCATGCTCGACCCTGGCGAGATCCCGGTTTTTGTTATTACTTGCCGGACGCAGGAGGTGCATGTGTACCGCAACGCCAAGACGGGCAAGCTCGCGGCGGGCATGGAGGACAAGGTCTCGCTTGTGACGTATGCTATTGGTATCACGAGGATACCTGAGGATGTCAACAACCCAGAGACtagagggtggaggttgatTGAGATGCAAAAGAGCGGGAGGGAGTGGATTTAA
- a CDS encoding uncharacterized protein (EggNog:ENOG503P6ZR; COG:J; BUSCO:EOG092654QZ), giving the protein MSRFSTPRLMAQGMLRTLTKPRHPAPSAPQWARLFSQSPIVRADNPSSPASQSDAMMTLTRNFMENVADPSKANSSSGDLTQDFNLDPLEEDTELEPYHFHIYSHKHNTHVTLTKPNRDALISLSCGNLGFKHAGRKHYDSAYQLGAYVIDKMNQKGLTKKIHKLEVILRGFGSGREAVVKVLMGNEGKGLRDKIVKVSDSTRIKFGGTRSKKPRRLG; this is encoded by the coding sequence ATGAGTCGGTTCTCGACGCCCCGCCTCATGGCACAGGGCATGCTTCGGACCTTGACCAAACCTCGACACCCAGCTCCCAGCGCGCCGCAATGGGCTCGCCTCTTCTCCCAGTCGCCCATTGTACGGGCTGATAacccttcttccccagcatCACAGTCGGACGCCATGATGACCCTTACGAGGAACTTCATGGAGAACGTTGCCGATCCCTCCAaagccaacagcagcagcggagACCTGACACAGGATTTCAATCTGGATcctttggaggaggataccGAGCTGGAGCCATATCACTTCCACATTTACTCGCACAAGCACAACACACACGTCACTCTCACAAAGCCCAACCGGGACGCCCTCATCTCGCTATCTTGCGGCAACCTCGGTTTCAAGCATGCCGGACGCAAGCACTACGATTCGGCGTACCAGCTGGGAGCATATGTGATCGACAAGATGAACCAGAAGGGTTTGACGAAGAAGATTCACAAGTTGGAGGTTATCCTGCGCGGTTTTGGGTCCGGGAGAGAGGCGGTCGTCAAGGTCCTGATGGGCAACGAAGgcaaggggttgagggataAGATTGTCAAGGTGTCGGATTCGACAAGAATCAAGTTCGGTGGTACCAGAAGCAAAAAACCAAGGAGATTGGGTTAA
- a CDS encoding uncharacterized protein (EggNog:ENOG503NX4A; COG:S), with protein sequence MDVNSNRSNHHQSSKPRHISRLKKEMLEHRIQHNPFSSPPSSTGSHDTVSTTTEELTRNLSNFSFSPDGEGTRRLSEDFTNPAKRQATRSGRFGSSRQPRDTNTVLNTSAIARTFPEWSGLLNNKTNNQDKDTATLTQTFDFAGVIKPLTNGANGGKENVPPAREVTEEQTFDNPLDSRKKRTRADMQARVENESECSTVLSLSMSPGRHGRRSRFQNLDGVMSPEAPKRSIQDMVSKIRTEKQNSRRDMTPRKYLMREPSAAQPNPDTLQGQSFEEGRSFFLPGFRHLPDWTSGTLKFSTMQNGVPVFVKSKTGVRFDQSTNGHGVLNSVSIPEEDAEIFVSMDKLQDEVRELQDHDAMLQREAEKLQREVNHLQSELKRFKSRHPSDSAIGSDTDGSFRRSNGHDQELEGQIQELRDRLNHASQQVGINDIHSAALSAERDEALRQASIARERAAKLQAELEASQKDLQYSLQFRQDKESLQLENGMLMSEAEVMQKQRDEAMHDNATLIAENDRLRRELAGVRKDLKATREELASVRKQYEALKEERKMFVDDHKSMERNNDTYFKENKKLQAQVAARDQHITDLKKGISARDKIIDSMQGLTTDTAVLQLNADLEVELERLTNQMEELKDDIHEKDSHLNDKETRIRTLKDDNMEISIDNERLKDENRRLREEQKEIEDQWVDERQKVVRLSQMLNSKSLNDNEDCVRLGDDFRIKEAELQRKLDRREAAVRKVKLLTAKIAEIAEQEFTALAMRTTKVKVVDPKDVDDFTGKSSNMHIDEDPTTELHMNAQDTDFASVMEGELAKLKQTYQDLQRRQQQGDTQQFTDYSLPQLPSLQRSKSDSVVSSKIAQPLPGILKKSSQFAPLEEDTGRFSVRSAMSFASPLDDESVQITQNNTRRSVASEATRPESRMRRNSENTTTQQQQHTGTVEPNMTSAFFMPDITLSGRNKQQQAASSKQQSNVPSLSKDARRVLDGICNHKSGNCNVCVRIAAHGASAKETTQNLSSTKLQLSVEELKRGKKTVSVEKPVPASDRYYTDEPTMRPSMSPGEALAILIKETQDEIEHLQMELKRVNEGYFSLDKSVGARERKRLMGEMKRLQGELEAKSGQLYRLHDVLEGQKQAGQVMEGEVVDVTVLEGLPVRVEGGGRTESVFEGFE encoded by the coding sequence ATGGACGTCAACAGCAATAGgtcaaatcatcatcaatctAGCAAACCACGGCATATATCTAGGTTAAAAAAGGAGATGCTCGAGCACCGCATTCAGCACAATCCCTTCAGctccccgccatcctccacaGGTTCCCACGATACTGTTAGCACCACGACCGAGGAACTCACCCGAAATCTCTCCAATTTTTCTTTCAGTCCGGACGGCGAGGGCACCCGCCGGCTCAGCGAAGACTTCACCAACCCGGCCAAGAGGCAGGCTACCCGATCTGGCCGGTTCGGTTCCTCAAGGCAACCTCGTGATACAAACACCGTACTTAACACCTCGGCCATCGCGCGCACCTTCCCCGAATGGAGCGGacttctcaacaacaagaccaataACCAGGACAAGGACACGGCGACGCTGACCCAGACGTTCGACTTTGCCGGAGTAATAAAGCCTCTCACAAACGGAGCCAACGGTGGGAAGGAGAATGTCCCCCCCGCCAGAGAGGTCACCGAGGAGCAGACTTTTGACAACCCATTGGACTCGAGGAAAAAACGAACCCGGGCTGATATGCAGGCCCGTGTCGAAAATGAATCTGAATGCTCTACAGTACTCTCATTATCGATGTCTCCAGGTCGGCATGGGCGCCGGTCCCGTTTCCAGAACCTGGATGGTGTCATGTCTCCTGAGGCCCCCAAAAGGTCTATCCAAGATATGGTTTCCAAGATCCGCACCGAAAAGCAGAACAGCCGGCGCGACATGACGCCACGAAAGTATTTGATGAGGGAACCTTCTGCTGCACAGCCCAACCCCGACACTCTCCAAGGCCAGAGTTTCGAAGAAGGCCGTTCGTTTTTCCTACCGGGCTTCCGACACCTTCCTGATTGGACATCCGGTACTCTCAAGTTCAGCACCATGCAGAACGGCGTTCCTGTTTTCGTCAAGTCCAAGACTGGTGTTAGGTTTGACCAGTCGACGAATGGTCACGGCGTTCTCAACTCTGTGAGCATTCCGGAGGAGGACGCAGAAATCTTTGTGTCAATGGATAAGCTCCAAGATGAGGTGCGCGAACTCCAGGATCACGACGCTATGCTCCAGCGTGAGGCAGAGAAGTTGCAGCGCGAGGTGAACCATCTCCAGTCTGAGCTCAAGAGGTTCAAGAGTAGGCACCCTTCGGACAGCGCTATCGGCTCTGACACGGACGGTTCCTTTAGGCGCAGCAATGGGCATGACCAGGAATTAGAGGGTCAGATTCAGGAGCTGCGGGATCGTCTCAACCATGCGAGTCAGCAAGTTGGTATAAATGATATCCACAGCGCCGCGCTCTCTGCTGAGCGTGATGAGGCGTTGCGTCAGGCATCGATCGCTCGCGAGAGGGCTGCTAAACTGCAAGCTGAGCTGGAGGCATCACAGAAGGATCTCCAGTACTCGCTGCAGTTCCGTCAGGATAAAGAGTCATTGCAGCTTGAGAATGGCATGCTCATGTCTGAGGCCGAGGTCATGCAAAAACAACGGGATGAGGCCATGCATGACAATGCGACTTTGATAGCAGAGAATGATAGGCTTCGCAGGGAACTAGCTGGGGTTCGGAAGGACCTCAAGGCTACTCGTGAGGAGCTTGCCTCGGTTCGCAAGCAATACGAGGCTCTgaaggaggaaaggaagATGTTTGTCGATGATCACAAAAGTATGGAACGGAACAATGACACCTACTtcaaggagaacaagaagctTCAGGCACAGGTTGCCGCCCGGGACCAGCACATCACTGATCTTAAGAAGGGTATCAGCGCCCGTGACAAGATCATTGATAGCATGCAGGGTCTGACCACGGATACCGCTGTGCTTCAGTTGAATGCGGACCTCGAGGTGGAATTGGAACGTCTTACCAACCAgatggaggagctcaaggacgACATTCACGAGAAAGACAGCCACCTCAACGACAAGGAGACCCGTATCCGTACGTTGAAGGATGATAACATGGAGATTTCCATCGACAACGAGCGCCTCAAGGATGAGAACCGGCGTTTGCGGGAGGAACAGAAGGAGATTGAAGACCAGTGGGTGGACGAACGGCAAAAGGTCGTTCGGCTGAGCCAGATGCTGAACAGCAAGTCATTGAACGACAATGAGGATTGTGTGCGCTTGGGAGATGATTTCAGGATCAAGGAAGCCGAGCTCCAGCGCAAGCTTGATCGCCGGGAAGCCGCCGTTAGGAAGGTCAAGCTGCTCACCGCCAAGATTGCCGAGATTGCTGAGCAGGAGTTTACGGCGCTTGCGATGAGGACgaccaaggtcaaggttgttGATCCTAAGGATGTGGATGACTTCACTGGTAAGAGCAGCAACATGCACATCGACGAGGATCCCACAACCGAACTCCACATGAACGCCCAAGACACGGACTTTGCCAGTGTCATGGAGGGCGAGCTTGCTAAGCTCAAGCAGACATATCAGGACCTTCAGCGtcgacagcagcaaggcGATACCCAGCAGTTTACCGACTACTCTTTACCCCAGCTGCCTAGTCTTCAGCGGAGCAAATCTGACAGTGTTGTTTCATCCAAGATTGCTCAACCGCTTCCTGGTATCCTTAAGAAGTCTAGTCAGTTTGCCCCGTTGGAGGAAGACACCGGTCGGTTCAGCGTGCGGTCAGCTATGAGCTTTGCCAGCCCGCTCGACGACGAGTCTGTTCAGATCACGCAGAACAACACCCGCCGGTCTGTTGCGAGTGAGGCCACCCGGCCGGAGTCTAGGATGCGCCGGAACTCAGAGAACACCACgactcaacagcaacagcacaCAGGGACGGTAGAGCCCAACATGACTTCTGCGTTTTTCATGCCTGACATAACCCTGTCCGGCCGGAAcaaacagcagcaagctgcCTCCTCGAAGCAACAAAGCAacgtcccctccctcagcaaAGACGCCCGGCGCGTGTTGGATGGTATCTGCAACCACAAATCAGGCAACTGCAACGTCTGTGTCCGCATCGCGGCGCATGGTGCCTCGGCCAAGGAAACTACCCAAAACCTTTCGTCGACCAAACTTCAACTCTCAGTCGAAGAACTCAAACGCGGCAAGAAGACCGTCTCAGTAGAGAAGCCCGTCCCGGCCTCGGACAGGTACTACACCGACGAGCCGACCATGCGCCCCTCGATGTCACCGGGGGAAGCCCTCGCTATTCTGATCAAGGAGACCCAAGACGAGATTGAGCACTTGCAGATGGAGCTCAAGAGGGTGAATGAGGGGTATTTCTCGTTGGACAAGTCGGTGGgtgcgagggagaggaagaggttgatgggggagatgaagaggttgcagggggagctggaggcgaAGAGCGGGCAGCTGTACCGGTTGCACGATGTGCTTGAGGGGCAGAAGCAGGCTGGGCAAGttatggagggggaggtggttgatgttacggtgctggaggggctgccggtgagggttgaggggggggggaggacggaAAGTGTTTTTGAAGGGTTTGAGTAA